tcttcttttggattttggtttttgAACCTCAAGTTTAATGAATCCTGTGCCAGTTTTTCCCGGCCAGGGCTCTCCGTTCCGGAGTCTGCCAGCTTTGCAAGGGCAGCGTTTGGGATTCTTGCTCAGGTCCAGACAGGCTTTCTCTGAGCCaagaagccttcctttcctgcttttGGGAACTTACTGGTTTCCAGGTGAATGTCCTGAAATGTTCTCCCAAAGCGGCTGCTCTTGAGACAAAATCCCTTTCCGTCCGAAGCGTCTCGGCTTCTTGGCTTCTCGCTTCCCTTTTGCTTCCAAGTCGCTGGCGCAGTTTCATAACTTAGTTGTTGCACGCCACCAAGTCATTCCCAACACATGACGCACCTTGAGGCGAAACCGATCCCGGCGTTTGCGAATCTCAAAGATTGATTCCTTGCAAAGattgctattctctgaggctgagagagtgtgacttcttgcctaaggcCAGGAATCGAACCCAGAGCCACAGTCCCAGGATGTGGGTTGGATTTGGGTGGATTTTGGGGGCCGGGTCCCAAACAAACCAACAGGACTAGACTTTCTAAAAATAGAGCATCGTTTCAGGCAGACGGAATTTCAGGAGAATTGCGCAATGAAATCCAATGTCCTCTCCGTCCGGATCCTGACTCGAATCCGGCACCTTCAGCCAAACGCCTGGAAAACCAGGAAACACCACTGAAGCCATAAGAGAAACGTTGCTACATTTGGATCAAAACCAATGACAAATGCCTATTTGCAGCTATTCTTAGCCCCGACCGGAGTAGACCTACCGAAACCACTGGGTTTACACAAGGGCTGACTCACCATCCAAGGGATTCTCCATGGGAGCAAACAAACTCTCAAAGGTACTCAACGCACAAAACACACATTGAAAGGTAGGAGTGGGTTGTGCAAAGAGGCTACAGATGTCCAAAAACACACAAGCGGAAAACAGCAAGTGAATGTCTATAAAGTGCGACAGCGAAGGGAAGGCAAGCGGAATACACACCTCTAGGCTTTATGGCATCTTGTgcgttgtgtgtttgtgttatgtTTTATGTCTTATGGTTTATCTTCTATCTTATGTGCTatgctgtgtgttgtgtgtgatgTGCTATATGTTAATCTTATGTGTTATGCTGTGTTATATGCTATGGGTTGTGTTATATCTTAACGTGATGTATTGATACATATATAATTGATATATtgcattcatacatacatacatatatattatagatCTGTATTGATACAGATATGATTGATATATTATAGCTCTGTATTGATACATATATCATTGATATATTGTAGCTCTGTATTGATCCGCATAAGCCATAGCCCTTCCTTCCCCAAAAACCCAGGAGGGCCCGATCCCTGGGCCTGATCCGTCTGAGGACCGACTCACAAGGAGACCTGGCCCTTTGGctccttttggggggagggtcTCCTGGGGAGAAAGAGGGGCCTCAAAAGCAGGGGATGGGGTTGGGCCTGATCCTGAGAGACCctccaagagaaaaaaaagacccccccctttttttcagcACTAAgccaaaagaaagaggaagaggagagagaggaagagggagtgTTGCATCCGTTTATTCATTTGGGAAGATCCCACATTTTAATGGGTTTCTTGTCTTGCTCTAATAGGTAGAAAAGTCAGTTTCTAAAGAACCATAATCCAACAGCAGATCATTCttaagagagaaagggaaagagagaaagagagagagagaaggggtgcCAGGTTGGAGAGGGTGCCAAGggaaggctggggatgatggggatggcAGTCCcccagagaaaaaaagagagactcCTTACCTGCTTTTGCTGATGCTGCCTCCTTGcctgccttctcttcttcctctttctttctttcctcctccttcctctcttccctgccaGCCCCTCCTCCGGATCTCCACCTCCTCCAGGGTGGATCCCTTAGATCCCAGATCCCCCTTTCCCTTGCATCTTGGAAGAGGGGcacccaaaggtcacccagtccagcagcccccccccctctctctggccagaaagggacccaggCCCCAAGGAAGAAGGGCAAGGCACACGCACGCATCCAGGAATGACTCCAACGCCCAACAGGGACGGAGGAGGATGGGACTCCGAGTCCTTTCTGACTTGCTGTTGTTGAAGGCGAAGGCAAAGCTGCGCTGGAGGCCTTGCAGCCCCTTTCAGGCCCANNNNNNNNNNGGGAAAGAAAGAGCTTCCCTCGCCTTAAGgccacttcctcagctgcattactggatatattattattattattattattattattattattatttcctgcccttttcccaaaatgggaACTCAGAATAGTATctaaaaaaacagtacagttaaattCAGAGACCTTGCAACTCCCTTGAGTCCCaccttcttggactacaactcccagaatcccccagcggGGACTGAAATGCTCATTAAGGCTTCATTGCTCCATTGACTGTTCTATCAGGGAGAACTGTTACTgacaattaattaataattaatatatcaATAATTAGTTAATAATTAAGTAATAATTAAACTATTAatcaatgagaaataataatagaaatagtccaaaggagaggaaagggttaAAGCGCTCCTGTATCTTGATTGGCTGAGAAGCCAGCCAATggtggagaggaggggaggagctACTCTCGCGGCTGTATAAAAGAATCCCTTTCGAGCCGGACTGCGCCTGCGCAGTTCTGCAGAGACTGGCAAGTGAAGCCGTTGCTACCAGTGTTCGGTTTGTTTACATCCGGGGACTTCCAACGCTTCTCTCCCACGCCTCCGCCCTCCGTTGCCCTTTTCCAAGATGGCGACCATAACAGAACTGAAAGCAGGTAAAATGGAGCTAGTTGTAGCTCTACCTGAAGAATGGCTGCCTGGGTCTCCCCAACACTTCAACCATTTAAAACACTTTACTGCTTCTCTCCCGACAGTGCGTTGCTTAGGAGCCCAGGCTTCCATTAATTAGGGCAATCATTATTCCAACTTTTGATTAGGTATCATTTGTGGAGTTTAAAAGTGTGTTGCAACCAAACCAGGATGGAAAGGTGGGCTGGAAAAAGAGCAACAGTCAGGAAGGTTAAGGAGCTTCTTAAttttggactccatttcccagaatccccattggcccttctggctgaggattctgggagttgtagtcctcaaaaacaaacaaacaaaattattaaatacctgtacaattatttataaaattacctccaggctatgtttatttatctattaaaTATCTTTATTATTAATAAGTAACACATGACAGATACATATTACATAAGTTCTATTACGTCTCCTggacgcactgcagaaataacccagtctgagacagctttaatggcccctgctcagtgctagggaatcctgggaattgtagtcctgtcagggagctctgctgctccaataaactacagttcccagcgttccacagccttgagccagttatttctgcagtgtgttttggatctaaaccattgtaagttgggaacaacttgaaggcacacaacaacagcaacataataaataataataatataatgttataACAACATCATAACAGCAACAGTCTGTAATGGGACTTAATAGCTAGCTGTAACTcttgcagtctcttgtgtctttGTGCTGCTAGTTTTAAAAGACACGCTGGAGAAGAGAGGGACGCTGGGGCAGATAAAGGCAAGGATCAGAGCGGAGGTCTTCAATGCGCTGGACGACCAAAGCGAACCGCGGCCGCCGTTGTCCCACGAGAATCTCCTGATCAACGAACTGATCCGCGAATACCTGGAGTTTAACAAGTACAAATACGCCGCGTCCGTCCTCACGGCAGGTGAGCCTTCTTCTGCGTTCCCCTTTTCTCTGTAACACAGGCATTATCTATTAGAATATCTAAAGTGGAGCCAGTAAATCCATTTTGGCTCCCCAAAATGTGGCTACCTTCCATGCTTGGAGGCCATTATTTCCTCAGGTACCTACCTGGGATGCCTTCCTGCAAGCGCTGCACTGAGGAGGTCACCAAAGTGGGATGAGGGTCTGTGTAACCTGGGGGCAAAGACTGGGATTGGGGTCACTGACATGCAAACCTTTCCCCGTTCCAGAATCCGGCCAACCTGAAGCTCCACTGGACCGGGAATTTCTTGTGAATGAACTCAATATAGTCGAAGATCCCAGGAGCAGATCAGTGTAAGGAAACTTTATCCTTCTGGATTTTAAAACGTCTCCTTAAATGCTGGAGAGCCGGCGGTTTGTGCACTGGATtgcgactctggagagcagactttgattccctgcttgagcatagaAACTGCTGGGTgtccctgggcaagtcatgctctctcagcctcaaagggtggCATTggcaagaaacctgccaagaaaaccctatgataggtttgccttagggtcgccataagtcagaaatgatctggaggcacacaacaacagcagtaaaTGTTGACCTTTGATGTGAGAGGGTTCACAAATCATTCATGCCCAGGGAGATGGAAATGTTCTTGCACTGCCTTCTCTGCAGCTTGTAAAGCTCATACCTCTGCAGCTAGACACCTGCCTCTTGGGAAGATACTGGTCTGTCCCTTCCAGTAGCTGTTGCTGGTCTATCCAATGGTGAGGCCCAgtgagaacatctggagggctataggtTCCTTATCTCTTGAGTAAGGAGACACAAACAGCTGAAGATGTCTGAAATCCAGATGCTGCTACTGGGAGCAGTCCAGTATCTTATAGGCTGtcgttggacttcaactcccagcagatATAGGCAGCCTGGctgatggtgaggaatgatggcaGGTATAGTCCAGTGAAACTGGGTATagctttttgtgagttttttgggctatatggccatgt
This genomic stretch from Sceloporus undulatus isolate JIND9_A2432 ecotype Alabama chromosome 8, SceUnd_v1.1, whole genome shotgun sequence harbors:
- the CEP20 gene encoding centrosomal protein 20 isoform X1; its protein translation is MATITELKAVSCVFVLLVLKDTLEKRGTLGQIKARIRAEVFNALDDQSEPRPPLSHENLLINELIREYLEFNKYKYAASVLTAESGQPEAPLDREFLVNELNIVEDPRSRSVPLLYGIVTQLLKGNEEKVCHTFPAASSAQFSKWNLSKPSDQRPQMDPVLESAHAVSLRLGDALPSLDARR
- the CEP20 gene encoding centrosomal protein 20 isoform X3, producing MATITELKAVLKDTLEKRGTLGQIKARIRAEVFNALDDQSEPRPPLSHENLLINELIREYLEFNKYKYAASVLTAESGQPEAPLDREFLVNELNIVEDPRSRSV
- the CEP20 gene encoding centrosomal protein 20 isoform X2, which codes for MATITELKAVLKDTLEKRGTLGQIKARIRAEVFNALDDQSEPRPPLSHENLLINELIREYLEFNKYKYAASVLTAESGQPEAPLDREFLVNELNIVEDPRSRSVPLLYGIVTQLLKGNEEKVCHTFPAASSAQFSKWNLSKPSDQRPQMDPVLESAHAVSLRLGDALPSLDARR